Below is a genomic region from bacterium.
CGATGTACGAGCGCGTGTGCACGGACGCGAGCACGTCATCGATGACCGGCTCGGGTGTCCGGCGCGGGAGCATGTCCCACAGCGGCGTCCGCTGCAATCGGGATTCGATCGCCTGAAGCCGCGCCGGCCGTTCGGGATGACCGGGCGAGGTCAGATGGCGGCGGTAGTCCGGATGGACGACCAGCACGCCGAGGACCGCGTCGGCACCGGGGGTCACGGTCGCGACGTCGGCCCGCCGGCGCCGAGTGTGGCAGCCTCCCGCAGTCTCGCGATCGCCGCGGCGACGCCGTCGGGCGCCCCGAACACCGCGGTGCCGGCGACGAGCACGGTGGCGCCGGCCTCCACCACCGAGGCCGCCGTCTCCGGACCGATGCCGCCGTCGACCGCGATCTCGAACTCCAGGCCGCGCTCGCGGCGCCACGCCGCGAGCGCGGCCACCTTCGCCGCCATGCCCGGAATGAACGGCTGTCCGCCGGCACCCGGCTCCACCGTCATCACCAGCACCGTGGCGACCTGCGGCAGGACCCAAGCGGCCTGTTCAGGCGGCGTGGCCGGGTTCAACGCCACGCCGGGCCGCACGCCGAGCGCGGCAATGCGGCGCACGGTGTCATAGAGGTGGGGACAGGTCTCGACGTGCACCGTAATCGCGCCCGCGCCGGCGCGGGCGAAGGCCTCGAGGTGCCGCTCCGGCTCGACGACCATGAGGTGCACGTCGGCCGGCCGCTCTGTGGCCCGGCAGACGACGCGGACCGCGGCCGGGCCCACCGTGATCTCCGGGACGAACCGCCCGTCCATCACATCGACGTGGATCAGATCCGCGCCGCCCCGCGCGGCCGCGCGGACCTCGTCGGCCAGCCGGCCGAAGTCGGCCGCGAGGATCGAAGGGGCGACCTTGATGGGCCCGCGGGGACCGCTCAGGGCCGGATCTCCTGAATCAGCCGGCTGTCGATGTAGACCTGCACAATCGTATACCCCTGCCCGACGACTTGGCGGTCCACGTTCTCGCCGGGATGATGGGTCCCCTCGTACACGACGCGCACCCCCTGCTGGTCGATGACGACAATGCGGACGAGCTGCCGCGCCGGACCCTCCGGCACGATGATGTGCAGATGCGTCTGCCGCCGGTCGCCGCCGGACCCCGGGGTCCCGGTCACGATCGGCTGCGGCGGCGCCCCGCCGCTGTCGGTGGGCCGCACGGCGATCGTGACGGCGACGGCGTCGCCGTGGGCGATCTGTGTTCCCGCCGGCGGCGTCATCGCGAGCACCAGCCCCGGGGGGACGTCGTCGCGGGGCACCTGCGTCACCTGGCGCAGCGTCACGCCGAGATCTTCGAGACGCCGCCGCGCAT
It encodes:
- the rpe gene encoding ribulose-phosphate 3-epimerase translates to MSGPRGPIKVAPSILAADFGRLADEVRAAARGGADLIHVDVMDGRFVPEITVGPAAVRVVCRATERPADVHLMVVEPERHLEAFARAGAGAITVHVETCPHLYDTVRRIAALGVRPGVALNPATPPEQAAWVLPQVATVLVMTVEPGAGGQPFIPGMAAKVAALAAWRRERGLEFEIAVDGGIGPETAASVVEAGATVLVAGTAVFGAPDGVAAAIARLREAATLGAGGPTSRP